A genomic window from Sphingomonas taxi includes:
- a CDS encoding flavin-containing monooxygenase: MAEHVDVLLVGAGISGIGQGYHLQRRCPDRSYLILEARPTLGGTWDLFRYPGIRSDSDMHTLGFSFHPWTDDRSIAGGATIRGYVEEAARTHGIDRHIRFGHRVTTAAWSTDEARWTIEATGPDGAPLVFTCNFLCMCSGYYDYARGFTPEFVDAERFGGTIVHPQFWPEDLHYAGKRIVVIGSGATAMTLVPALARQAAHVTMLQRSPTYVVSRPAEDRLANWLRARLPGRAAYRLTRWKNVLTSMVYYRLAKSRPAQFRSRLLAMVRDHLGPDYDIERHFTPRYDPWDQRLCLVPDADLFASLKRGDASVVTGTIDRFTETGIRLDSGEDLPADVIVTATGLRLQWLSDIRFSRDGAPIAFNAALQYKGMMFSDVPNLAYTFGYTNASWTLKAELVATYVCRLLNTMRQRGLRQSTPRLRDPAMATEPFVDFTSGYIQRASHLLPQQGARKPWKLNQNYVLDVVALRFGSVDDDMVFDNPVPGRRDAA; the protein is encoded by the coding sequence ATGGCCGAGCATGTCGATGTCCTTTTGGTCGGTGCCGGAATATCTGGCATCGGCCAGGGCTATCACCTGCAACGCCGTTGCCCCGACCGTAGCTATCTGATCCTCGAAGCCCGGCCGACGCTCGGCGGCACCTGGGACCTGTTCCGCTATCCCGGCATCCGCTCGGACAGCGACATGCACACGCTCGGCTTCTCCTTCCATCCCTGGACGGACGACCGGTCGATCGCTGGCGGCGCGACGATCCGCGGCTATGTCGAGGAGGCGGCGCGCACCCATGGTATCGACCGCCACATCCGCTTCGGCCACCGCGTCACCACCGCCGCCTGGTCGACAGATGAGGCACGCTGGACGATCGAGGCGACCGGCCCCGACGGCGCGCCGCTGGTCTTCACGTGCAATTTTCTATGCATGTGTTCGGGCTATTATGATTACGCCCGCGGCTTCACGCCCGAGTTCGTCGATGCCGAACGGTTCGGCGGGACGATCGTCCACCCGCAATTCTGGCCGGAGGATCTCCATTACGCGGGCAAGCGGATCGTGGTGATCGGCAGCGGCGCGACCGCGATGACGCTGGTGCCCGCACTCGCCCGGCAGGCGGCGCACGTCACCATGCTGCAGCGCTCGCCGACCTATGTGGTGTCGCGGCCGGCGGAGGATCGCCTCGCCAACTGGCTGCGCGCGCGGCTGCCCGGCAGGGCCGCCTATCGCCTCACCCGGTGGAAGAACGTGCTGACCAGCATGGTCTATTACCGGCTCGCCAAATCGCGTCCGGCCCAATTCCGCAGCCGTCTGCTGGCGATGGTCCGCGACCATCTCGGCCCCGATTACGATATCGAGCGGCATTTCACGCCGCGGTACGATCCGTGGGACCAGCGGCTCTGCCTCGTACCCGACGCCGATCTGTTCGCCAGCCTCAAACGTGGCGACGCTTCGGTGGTAACCGGGACGATCGACCGTTTTACCGAGACCGGCATCCGCCTGGATTCCGGCGAGGACCTTCCCGCCGACGTGATCGTCACCGCGACTGGCTTGCGGCTGCAATGGCTGAGCGACATCCGCTTCAGCCGCGACGGTGCGCCGATCGCGTTCAACGCAGCCCTTCAATATAAGGGGATGATGTTCTCGGATGTGCCCAATCTGGCATACACCTTCGGCTATACCAATGCGTCGTGGACGCTGAAGGCGGAGCTGGTGGCGACCTACGTCTGCCGGTTGCTCAATACGATGCGCCAGCGCGGCCTGCGCCAGTCGACGCCGCGGCTACGCGATCCGGCGATGGCGACCGAGCCCTTCGTCGATTTCACCTCGGGCTATATCCAGCGCGCGTCGCATCTTCTGCCACAACAGGGCGCGCGCAAGCCGTGGAAGCTCAACCAGAATTATGTGCTGGATGTGGTCGCGCTGCGGTTCGGGTCGGTCGATGACGACATGGTCTTCGACAATCCGGTCCCGGGCCGGCGCGACGCCGCCTGA
- a CDS encoding response regulator — protein MNVLFIEDDRMNRRVVRDMLDVAGVTMMEAESAEDGLQAIDAQDFDMLLIDLRMPGMDGITAIGHVRARADGKAAVPIIVITADTALDLRERCIAAGADEVLFKPVAMDALFEAMGRILARDADGGMLV, from the coding sequence ATGAACGTCCTGTTCATCGAAGACGATCGGATGAACCGCCGCGTCGTCAGGGACATGCTCGATGTCGCCGGGGTCACGATGATGGAGGCGGAGAGCGCGGAAGACGGGTTACAGGCGATCGACGCGCAGGATTTCGACATGCTGCTGATCGACCTGCGCATGCCCGGCATGGACGGCATCACCGCGATCGGCCACGTCCGCGCGCGCGCCGACGGCAAGGCGGCGGTACCGATCATCGTCATCACCGCCGACACCGCGCTCGACCTGCGCGAGCGGTGCATCGCCGCGGGGGCGGACGAGGTGTTGTTCAAGCCGGTCGCGATGGACGCCCTGTTCGAGGCGATGGGCCGTATCCTCGCGCGCGATGCCGATGGCGGGATGCTCGTCTGA
- a CDS encoding FadR/GntR family transcriptional regulator, which yields MPKPTIRRPSKVDLGKESATSDRLYQRLARKLFDQLASGAFAIGDRLPAERELAIEYGASRPAVREALIALEVQGFIEVRVGSGAYVCRLPGQGEEPGFAITAFELTEVRLMFEGEAAALAALHVTDDQIDRLDALVAAMATENLLPEVTEEADRDFHLTIAAATRNAGVLRTIEDLWHLRSTSPECALLHAKARNAKVRPVVEEHAAIIDALRARDANAARAAMRAHLSAVMDHLLFRTEELAVEEVRRSLASTRQRYGVSPVA from the coding sequence ATGCCCAAGCCGACCATCCGCCGCCCTTCGAAGGTCGATCTCGGCAAAGAGAGCGCTACCAGCGATCGCCTGTACCAGCGCCTCGCCCGCAAGCTGTTCGACCAGCTCGCCTCGGGTGCGTTCGCGATCGGTGACCGCCTGCCCGCCGAACGCGAGCTCGCGATCGAATATGGCGCCAGCCGCCCGGCGGTGCGCGAGGCGTTGATCGCGCTTGAGGTGCAGGGGTTCATCGAGGTCCGCGTCGGCTCCGGGGCCTATGTCTGCCGCCTGCCGGGGCAGGGCGAGGAGCCCGGCTTCGCGATCACCGCCTTCGAACTCACCGAGGTGCGGCTGATGTTCGAAGGCGAGGCGGCGGCGCTGGCGGCACTGCACGTCACCGACGACCAGATCGACCGGCTCGACGCGCTGGTCGCCGCGATGGCGACCGAGAACCTGCTGCCCGAGGTGACCGAGGAGGCCGATCGCGATTTCCACCTGACCATCGCCGCCGCCACCCGCAACGCCGGCGTGCTGCGCACGATCGAGGATCTGTGGCATCTGCGCTCGACCTCGCCCGAATGTGCGTTGCTCCACGCCAAGGCGCGCAATGCCAAGGTCCGGCCGGTGGTCGAGGAACATGCCGCGATCATCGACGCGCTCCGCGCGCGCGACGCCAATGCCGCCCGCGCTGCGATGCGCGCGCATCTGTCGGCAGTGATGGATCATCTGCTGTTCCGTACCGAGGAACTCGCGGTCGAGGAGGTGCGTCGTTCGCTCGCCAGCACCCGTCAGCGCTATGGCGTATCGCCCGTCGCCTGA
- the uxuA gene encoding mannonate dehydratase, whose product MRWFGPSDPVPLAAIRQAGATEVVTALHEIPNGDAWPDDAIAARKRLIENAGLAWTVVESLPVAEGIKTRSADWDRLIEAYAVSLRRLAAHGITVVTYNFMPLLDWTRTDLAWELPDGARALRFELHALAAYDIHLLRRPDAAADYSPAVVAAAAQRFAALDEAGRHRLERTIIAGLPGSEESFTSAELLRRIGSYAAIDADQLRANHIAFLAAVCPIAEAEGIRLVVHPDDPPFPIFGLPRVVSTEAEVAALFAAVPSPANGLCFCSGSLGVRADNDLPGMVRRLGERIGFLHLRSVQREADGAFHEAEHLRGDADMAAIVAAVVDLQRRTGRALPMRPDHGHQMVDDLHKRTNPGYSLIGRLRGLAELRGLEAGLIHAREAGRV is encoded by the coding sequence ATGCGGTGGTTTGGCCCGAGCGATCCGGTGCCGCTCGCCGCGATCCGGCAGGCCGGCGCGACCGAAGTGGTGACCGCACTGCATGAGATCCCGAACGGCGACGCCTGGCCCGACGATGCGATCGCCGCCCGCAAGCGGCTGATCGAGAATGCCGGCCTCGCCTGGACGGTGGTCGAGAGCCTGCCCGTCGCCGAGGGGATCAAGACCCGCTCCGCGGACTGGGATCGCCTGATCGAGGCCTATGCGGTCAGCCTTCGCCGCCTCGCCGCGCACGGCATCACCGTCGTGACCTACAATTTCATGCCGCTGCTCGACTGGACGCGGACCGACCTTGCTTGGGAATTGCCCGATGGCGCCCGCGCGTTGCGCTTCGAGCTGCATGCGCTCGCCGCCTACGACATCCATCTCCTCCGCCGGCCCGATGCGGCGGCGGACTATTCCCCCGCCGTCGTCGCTGCGGCGGCGCAGCGCTTCGCCGCGCTCGACGAGGCGGGCCGTCACCGGCTGGAGCGGACGATCATCGCCGGTCTGCCGGGCAGCGAGGAGAGTTTCACCTCGGCCGAACTGCTGCGCCGGATCGGCAGCTATGCCGCGATCGACGCCGACCAGCTGCGCGCCAACCATATCGCCTTTCTCGCCGCAGTCTGTCCGATCGCCGAGGCCGAGGGGATCCGGCTCGTCGTCCACCCGGACGATCCGCCTTTCCCGATCTTCGGCCTGCCCCGCGTCGTCAGCACCGAGGCGGAGGTTGCGGCGCTGTTCGCCGCGGTGCCGTCGCCCGCCAACGGCCTGTGCTTCTGCAGCGGCTCGCTGGGCGTGCGCGCCGACAACGATTTGCCCGGCATGGTCCGTCGCCTCGGCGAGCGGATCGGCTTCCTCCATCTCCGCTCGGTGCAGCGCGAGGCGGACGGCGCGTTCCACGAGGCCGAGCATCTGCGCGGCGACGCCGACATGGCGGCAATCGTCGCGGCGGTGGTCGATCTGCAACGGCGGACCGGGCGCGCGCTGCCGATGCGCCCCGACCACGGTCACCAGATGGTCGACGACCTGCATAAGCGCACCAACCCCGGCTATTCGCTGATCGGCCGCCTGCGCGGCCTCGCCGAGCTACGCGGTCTCGAAGCCGGGCTGATCCACGCCCGCGAGGCGGGAAGGGTCTGA
- a CDS encoding EAL domain-containing protein: protein MAHVRLILSSNLMLYAEPMTVAHRSETVEMLASRVMTGAQRTTDPAFRFQLIAEIANFTELRRRLGCARAELLVGLVADRVARVLPTASVAVLGRTQIASGFRDADRAAVDRAIVAIEKAFEQAFTLDDQQVTIRLTFGAAAAATANLDEVALVEEAENALAEARTAYHTVTHAVAPRATLDVLQVARELDQAIDREELVLHYQPKVHVRHQEIRSAEALVRWHHPERGLVMPNDFISVAEECMLIDRMTLWTIRRAIEDQRNLAARGHDLRLFINIAGQLLADSAFVRAACDLVGGSDAKLGFEITETSVIRDPASAIANLQIFADFGITIAIDDYGAGLSSLAYLKQLPARELKIDKLFVTQLTSSNRDPLIVRSTIDLAHALEMEVVAEGVETHAALALLTVMGCDMVQGFLISRPVVLESLIQYLDEGRHRAPAPNPLAGFGGFAATRRVV from the coding sequence ATGGCTCATGTGCGATTAATCTTATCTTCAAACCTGATGCTCTACGCCGAGCCCATGACCGTCGCGCATCGCTCGGAAACCGTGGAAATGCTGGCTTCCCGCGTCATGACGGGGGCGCAGCGGACGACCGACCCGGCGTTCCGCTTTCAGCTGATCGCGGAAATCGCCAATTTCACCGAATTGCGCCGACGTCTCGGCTGTGCCCGCGCCGAGCTGCTCGTCGGCCTCGTCGCCGACCGAGTCGCGCGCGTGCTGCCGACCGCCAGCGTCGCCGTGCTGGGCCGGACCCAGATCGCCAGCGGGTTCCGCGACGCCGATCGCGCCGCCGTCGATCGCGCCATCGTCGCGATCGAGAAAGCGTTCGAACAGGCGTTCACCCTCGACGATCAGCAAGTCACCATCCGCCTGACCTTCGGTGCCGCCGCGGCGGCCACCGCCAATCTCGATGAGGTGGCATTGGTCGAGGAGGCGGAAAATGCCCTTGCCGAGGCTCGCACCGCCTATCACACCGTGACCCACGCGGTCGCGCCGCGTGCGACGCTCGACGTGCTGCAGGTGGCGCGCGAGCTCGACCAGGCGATCGATCGCGAAGAGCTGGTGCTGCACTATCAGCCCAAGGTGCACGTCCGTCATCAGGAGATCCGCAGCGCCGAAGCGCTGGTGCGCTGGCATCATCCCGAACGCGGGCTGGTGATGCCCAACGATTTTATCTCGGTCGCCGAAGAATGCATGCTGATCGACCGCATGACCTTGTGGACGATCCGCCGCGCCATAGAGGACCAGCGCAACCTCGCCGCCCGCGGCCATGATCTCCGCCTATTCATCAACATCGCCGGCCAGTTGCTCGCCGACAGCGCTTTCGTCCGCGCCGCATGCGACCTCGTCGGCGGCAGCGACGCCAAGCTCGGGTTCGAGATCACCGAAACCTCGGTGATCCGCGATCCCGCCAGCGCGATCGCCAATCTGCAGATCTTCGCGGACTTCGGCATCACCATCGCGATCGACGATTATGGCGCCGGCCTTTCCTCGCTCGCCTATCTCAAGCAATTGCCGGCTCGCGAGCTTAAGATCGACAAGCTGTTCGTCACCCAGCTCACTAGCTCCAACCGCGATCCGCTGATCGTTCGTTCGACGATCGATCTCGCGCACGCCCTGGAGATGGAAGTGGTCGCCGAGGGGGTGGAGACGCATGCCGCACTGGCGCTGCTCACCGTCATGGGCTGCGACATGGTCCAGGGTTTCCTGATCAGCCGCCCCGTCGTGCTCGAATCGTTGATCCAATATCTCGACGAAGGACGCCACCGCGCGCCCGCACCCAATCCGCTCGCGGGCTTCGGTGGCTTCGCCGCGACCCGACGCGTCGTCTGA
- a CDS encoding ATP-binding protein — protein MRRWPWRSWLAASLLALAPVSATADVFDRLVADAKTAMLSDPHRTADRALAAERVADRQPPSRQRAIRQATANWLRGEALMRLNDVGAAEPLINKAVTLSSRLAPGSELQGDALLASGWIAAVHADVARALSDYQRAHNIFRSLGNTRSQAKALQSIGSLYGEANDHTNALRYYDQALSLYRADPMLALALYNNRGISLKNLGRYREASQQFRNGLALTERINSPLLRVLILGNIAEARLMDKDVVGAQRAIDQGLRLSTRGEAAGFRKTLIGLDAQAAYQRGNIATALTLIAERFDGEDIDHTTLIDREAHRTAYTIYRAAGRPELALRHLVALKRLDDESTALARSTSAALMAARFDFANQELKIASLQRDEARRNVAYEQARTRTQRNIFLGVVASTILAIGLLGMGLITLRRSRNEVRAANDDLAVTNTALGKALAAKTEFLATTSHEIRTPLNGILGMTQVMLADARIGGSTRDRLSVVYSAGVTMRTLVDDILDVAKMETGNLTVEEAPFDLRAMITESTRLWQDQAEAKGIAFHRDIAECPAMILGDAARVRQIVFNLMSNALKFTAEGSVTLHAAAYGDDRLRIVVADTGIGILPETCDAIFESFRQADTSTTRRFGGTGLGLSICRNLARAMGGDVTVTSVVGEGSRFIVDLPLVRAEAATAPAEATPGTAGMLVLDRNPITRSMLRTLMTPHAGVVVATATLDEAVAALATTRFDRLLIDAAALGAVEDAADALRKLAAVAAAADVTILLPSAADADRIASATDGSFRSVIKPVSGSTLVAILYPARHVALVSQAA, from the coding sequence ATGCGCCGCTGGCCCTGGCGGTCGTGGCTGGCGGCCAGCCTTCTCGCGCTGGCCCCGGTTTCGGCAACGGCGGATGTCTTCGACAGGCTCGTCGCTGACGCCAAGACCGCGATGCTCAGCGATCCACACCGTACCGCCGACCGCGCGCTCGCTGCGGAACGCGTGGCCGACCGACAGCCGCCGTCGCGTCAGCGTGCTATTCGGCAGGCAACTGCCAACTGGCTGCGCGGCGAGGCGTTGATGCGGCTCAACGATGTCGGCGCGGCCGAACCGTTGATCAACAAGGCGGTGACGCTGTCGTCACGACTGGCGCCGGGCTCGGAATTGCAGGGCGACGCGCTGCTCGCCAGTGGCTGGATCGCCGCCGTTCACGCCGACGTGGCCCGGGCGTTGAGCGACTATCAGCGGGCGCACAACATCTTCCGGTCGCTCGGCAACACACGCAGTCAGGCCAAGGCGCTGCAATCGATCGGCTCGCTCTACGGCGAAGCGAACGACCACACCAATGCGTTACGCTATTACGATCAGGCGTTGTCGCTATACCGCGCGGACCCGATGCTCGCGCTCGCGCTCTACAACAATCGTGGCATCTCGCTGAAAAATCTCGGTCGTTACCGCGAGGCGTCGCAGCAGTTCCGCAATGGTCTTGCGCTCACCGAACGGATCAACAGCCCGTTGCTGCGCGTGCTGATCCTCGGCAACATCGCCGAAGCGCGGCTGATGGACAAGGATGTCGTCGGGGCGCAGCGTGCGATCGATCAGGGGCTACGGCTATCGACGCGTGGCGAGGCGGCGGGGTTTCGCAAGACGTTGATCGGCCTCGACGCGCAGGCCGCCTATCAGCGCGGCAACATCGCCACGGCGCTGACGCTGATCGCCGAACGGTTCGACGGCGAGGATATCGATCACACCACGCTGATCGATCGCGAGGCGCATCGCACCGCTTATACCATCTATCGCGCCGCCGGCCGCCCCGAATTGGCCTTGCGGCACCTCGTCGCGTTGAAGCGGCTTGATGACGAATCGACCGCGCTCGCCCGTTCGACTAGCGCGGCGCTGATGGCGGCGCGGTTCGACTTCGCCAATCAGGAACTCAAGATCGCCAGCCTCCAGCGCGACGAAGCCCGCCGCAACGTCGCTTATGAACAGGCACGCACCCGCACGCAGCGCAACATCTTCCTCGGCGTCGTCGCCTCGACGATCCTCGCGATCGGCCTGCTCGGTATGGGGCTGATCACGCTACGTCGGAGCCGCAACGAAGTCCGTGCCGCCAACGACGACCTCGCCGTCACCAATACCGCGCTCGGCAAGGCACTGGCTGCCAAGACGGAATTCCTCGCCACCACCAGCCATGAGATCCGCACGCCGCTCAACGGCATCCTCGGCATGACGCAGGTGATGCTTGCCGACGCGCGGATTGGCGGCAGCACGCGCGACCGGCTCAGCGTCGTGTATAGCGCGGGCGTGACGATGCGCACCTTGGTCGACGATATCCTCGACGTCGCCAAGATGGAGACCGGCAATCTCACCGTCGAGGAGGCGCCGTTCGACCTGCGCGCGATGATCACCGAATCGACCCGGTTGTGGCAGGACCAGGCCGAGGCGAAGGGTATCGCGTTCCATCGCGACATCGCGGAGTGCCCGGCGATGATCCTGGGCGATGCCGCGCGGGTACGGCAGATCGTGTTCAATCTCATGTCGAACGCGCTCAAATTCACCGCCGAGGGCAGCGTGACGTTGCACGCCGCTGCTTATGGCGACGACCGGCTCCGCATCGTCGTCGCCGATACCGGCATCGGCATCCTGCCCGAGACGTGCGACGCGATCTTCGAATCCTTCCGTCAGGCCGACACCAGCACCACCCGCCGGTTCGGCGGCACCGGACTCGGCCTGTCGATCTGCCGCAACCTCGCGCGGGCGATGGGTGGCGACGTGACCGTGACCAGCGTCGTGGGGGAGGGGTCGCGGTTCATCGTCGACCTGCCGCTGGTGCGCGCCGAGGCCGCGACGGCGCCGGCCGAGGCCACGCCCGGCACTGCGGGGATGCTGGTACTCGATCGCAACCCGATCACGCGCAGCATGCTGCGGACGCTGATGACGCCGCACGCCGGCGTGGTAGTGGCCACCGCGACACTGGACGAAGCCGTCGCCGCGCTCGCCACCACGCGATTCGACCGCCTGCTGATCGATGCGGCCGCGTTGGGCGCGGTCGAGGACGCCGCTGACGCGCTGCGAAAGTTGGCCGCCGTCGCGGCTGCGGCGGACGTGACGATCCTGCTGCCGAGCGCCGCCGACGCCGATCGTATCGCATCCGCAACGGACGGATCGTTCCGTAGCGTTATCAAACCGGTCAGTGGTTCGACATTGGTCGCAATACTCTATCCTGCGCGCCATGTGGCGCTTGTGTCGCAGGCGGCATGA